The Halorhabdus sp. BNX81 genome includes a region encoding these proteins:
- the cca gene encoding CCA tRNA nucleotidyltransferase yields MSEELTGVLQAVRQRVEPTDAERERLDRAATEVIDRAEAALEEQGIDGDVMLVGSTARNTWIAGDRDVDVFVRFPPDTERQRLESVGLDIGHAVLPDGHEEYAEHPYVVGEVDGYDVDLVPCYDVEDATAIQSAVDRTPFHTEYLRTRLDDDLADDVRLCKAFLKGIGVYGSDLRTQGFSGYLTELLVLEHDGFRSLIEAAAEWHPPVRFDPEDHGTATFDDELVVIDPTDPERNVAAALSTANLARFQHYARELLAEPRGSLFDPSEPEPLDPVAVRAAFDERGTTPVALTFETPALVEDDLYPQLEKSLDGVGGLLDRHGFDVLRSAAFADERAVLLFELEVAQRPAIERHVGPPVHVREHADGFYEKYADTDVYGPFVSDDRYVVERERAYRTAAELLESDALFDVALGTDVESALKTDHTVLIGPAVGTLAETFGRELAGYLDPKP; encoded by the coding sequence ATGTCTGAGGAGCTTACGGGCGTTCTCCAGGCGGTTCGACAGCGCGTCGAACCGACCGACGCCGAGCGGGAACGCCTCGACCGGGCGGCAACGGAGGTGATCGACCGGGCCGAAGCGGCGCTCGAGGAGCAAGGCATCGACGGCGACGTCATGCTCGTCGGCTCCACCGCCCGAAACACCTGGATCGCCGGCGACCGCGACGTCGACGTCTTCGTCCGATTCCCACCCGACACTGAGCGCCAACGGCTCGAATCGGTCGGCCTCGACATCGGCCACGCAGTCCTCCCTGACGGCCACGAGGAATACGCCGAACACCCCTACGTCGTCGGGGAAGTCGACGGCTACGACGTCGATCTGGTCCCCTGCTACGACGTCGAGGATGCGACCGCGATCCAGTCAGCCGTGGATCGCACGCCGTTTCACACCGAATATCTCCGGACCCGCCTCGACGACGACCTCGCCGACGATGTCCGGCTCTGTAAAGCCTTCCTCAAGGGAATCGGCGTCTACGGGAGCGACCTCCGAACCCAGGGGTTCTCGGGCTATTTGACCGAACTGCTGGTGCTGGAACACGACGGCTTCCGATCGCTGATCGAGGCCGCGGCCGAATGGCACCCACCCGTCCGCTTCGATCCGGAAGATCACGGTACCGCCACGTTCGACGACGAACTCGTGGTCATCGACCCGACTGATCCCGAGCGCAACGTCGCCGCGGCGCTGTCGACGGCGAACCTCGCCCGCTTTCAGCACTACGCCCGGGAGCTACTCGCCGAGCCACGTGGGTCACTGTTCGACCCATCCGAACCGGAACCGCTCGATCCGGTAGCAGTCCGGGCAGCCTTCGACGAGCGCGGGACCACACCCGTCGCACTCACGTTCGAAACGCCGGCTCTCGTCGAGGACGATCTCTACCCCCAACTCGAGAAGTCACTCGATGGGGTCGGCGGACTGCTCGATCGTCACGGCTTCGACGTGTTGCGATCGGCTGCCTTCGCCGACGAACGGGCCGTGCTCCTGTTTGAACTCGAAGTCGCCCAGCGACCGGCGATCGAGCGCCACGTCGGCCCACCGGTCCACGTTCGCGAGCACGCCGATGGCTTCTACGAGAAATACGCCGACACGGACGTCTACGGACCGTTCGTGAGCGACGATCGCTACGTCGTCGAGCGCGAGCGGGCCTACCGGACCGCGGCCGAGTTACTCGAAAGCGACGCGCTGTTCGATGTCGCACTCGGGACGGATGTCGAGAGTGCTCTCAAGACGGACCATACGGTGCTGATTGGGCCAGCCGTCGGCACACTCGCCGAGACTTTCGGGCGGGAACTCGCCGGCTATCTCGACCCGAAGCCCTGA